CGGTCGAGTCCTGGTACACAGCCCGCAGGACGGTCTCCCGGGCTGATGTGCGAGACCGGGCGCTGAGCGCCGCCTCCAAACTCCTGGCGGGCGGCGCGACCGCCATCCGCACCCATGTGGACGTCGGGGAGACGACCGGGCTGATGCTGGTCGAAGCTCTGACGGAAGCGCGTGAACTGCTGGCGGAGCGGCTTGACCTCCAGATCGTAGCCTTCGTGGACTTCCCGCTCCGCGGCCGTGCCGGAGCCAGCAACCGCGCTCTGCTCGCGGACGCGCTCAAGGCGGGCGCCGACGTGGTGGGCGGTGCGCCCTACCGGGACGACGATCCGTCGGCGTGCCTCGACATCCTCATGGACACGGCGGCCGAGGCCGGGCGCCCAGTGGATCTCCATGTCGACGAGACTCTCGACCCGGACTCGACCACGCTCGGCGGACTCGCCGAGTGGGTCCTGAGGAGCGGCTTCCCCCACCACGTCACCGCGAGCCACTGCGTAAGCCTCGGCAGCCAGCCGCAGGAGCTGGTGGAGCGGACGGCCGCCCGGGTCGCCGAGGCCGGGATCTCCGTCGTGGCCTGTCCGCAGACTAACCTGTATCTCCAAGCCCGGGGCCACACCCGCGCCGTACCGAGAGGACTCACAGCGATCGCCGCGCTCCGCGCCGCCGGGGTCACCGTGGCGGGCGGTGGAGATAACGCTCGGGACCCGTTCAACCCGCTGGGCCGGTTCGACCCCATGGATACGGCATCGTTGCTGGTCCTGGCAGGTCACCTGACGCCGCGCTCCGCCTACGACGCCGTCAGCGGAGCAGCCCGGACGGCCATGGGCCTGGCCCGCACGACGATCGAAGCCGGAGCTCCCGCTGAGCTGCTGGCCGTACGGGCGAACGCCCTCGCCGACGCCATGGCGGACGCCTGGGCGGACCGTGCGGTGATCCACCGGGGCCGCCTCGTCTGCCGCACCTGGCACGAGCGGGTCTTCCCCGCGGGCCGGTCCCCCGGTGCACGCGGTACCGGGTGAGCGCCGGTCCAGGTTGCCGCAGACGAACTTCTTCGTCGTGCGCCCCAACTCCCCGCCTCTGTAGAGCAGTTCCCACAGGCCACGTGGGTGCGCTCCGAACGGGAGATAGCGCGAGAACGGGTGCGGCTGCGGGAAACCGGCCCACGTTACGGCGCCTGAACCTGCCGGTGTCCGGCGGTTCTGAACTCTTGCAGGCGCTGTCACGATCCCGATCCCCCGACTGAGCCGGTCGCCTGTCTCGGCATTCTCCTATCCGGTCGTGCTACCTGCCTGGCCCACTTCGACGGGCTCTCATCCCGCGCCTCGTCGCTCCCCTCGTGGACGGCTTGGCTGCTGGCGAGGTCGATGGGCCCCAGCGGTCCGGTGAGGCTAAGTCGTCGTTTCTTTTGGCGTGATCGTTCGTTGTGCTGAGCATGACGAGCCTTGCTGAGCGGTTGGTGCCCAACGAGTTGTGGAAGCTGTTTCGGCTGGGTCGTGTCGCCGACGGAGGTCACACGCCCGCAGGGCGGCGGGCGTCGGCGGGCTGGTGAGTGAGTGAGTGAGTGAGTGAGTGTTTCAGATCTCTGGTCCCTGGGGGACTGCGGTCCTGCGGCACATCCGTCCTGGGATCTCGTCAGCGCGCTGATTCACCTCGTTGACAAGGCGACCGAACATCTGGCCCAGAGTCACTTGGCGCTGGACCGTCTGTTCGGCAACATCGACGAAGACCTCGGACAACCTTTGCTCACCTGAGCCTCACCAACGTTACGGGGAAGGGCCGCACGTGGTGCTTACCTTTACGGCTCGTACCCCTGGGCGGTGAGGGGCAGACGTTGCTTACCCATGCGCGGGATCAGCTCATGCGTGCCGGCGGCGCACGCCTTGCCCGGTTCGGTGGTCCGGTCTGGTGTTCATGGTGGCGACGGTGCCGGCTGCGGTGCGGGGTTTCCGTCGGGGTGGTGGTGAATCCAGGACAGTCCTCCGAGGTCGAGTCGGGTGCGGGCGCGGGTGACGGCGACGTAGGCGAGGCGTGCTTCGGTGTCGTCGATGGGGCCGGGGACGGGGCGCCCGTTGTCGTCTTTCTGGTCGGTGTCTTTGGGTGGGGTGAAGTCGGGGGCGATGCGTACGGTGTTCCATTCGCGGCCTTTGGCGCGGTGGGCGGTGGAGACGGTGACGTCGGAGCGCGTTTCGGGGGTGAGCTGATCGACGGCGGCCAGGATCGCTTCGGGGCCGTGCTGGTCGATGAGGTCGACAAACGGTTTCAGGTCGCCGCCGGCGGGGTCGTGTTCGGCGTAGTCCTGGAGTTCGCCCCAGGAGGCGAAGAGGAGGAGTTCGGGGTGCCAGGTGGGGCGGCCCTCCTTGAGGTCGCGGGCGGCGCCTGCCAGGGCGCGCAGGCTGTCTCCGCCTCCGGCGAGGGCAACGGACTGGCCGGTGGCGAGGTGGTTCATGACTTGGGTCATGGCGCCGATGTTGGTGCGGCACAGCACTGCGTCGGGGGCGGCGGCGGGGGCGAGATCGGTGGGGATGGTGGGGGTGCCGGTCAGGCGGATGGGGGCGCCGGCGATGGTCAGCCACCGGTTGGCTTCGGTAGCCAGGCGGGGGCCGAAGCGGAAGGACTGGGACAGGGACAGGGCGTGGCCGTCGAAGCCGGTCATGACGTCGCGGGCACCGCGCCAGCCGTAGATGGCCTGGGCGGAGTCGCCGACCATCACCAGCTGGGCGTGGTCGCGCTGGGCGGTGAAGACCTGTTCGAGGACGGGGTTGGTGTCCTGGGCCTCGTCGAGGAGGAGGAAGTCCGCCTCGATTCTCGGGCCGGTCAGTGCCCAGATTTTGAGGTAGTGGTCGTGGTCGAAGCGCACGACGCCGGTGTCGGGGTGCTGGAGGTCGGCCCACGCTTTGCGGGCGAACGGCAGTACCACGTGGGCGAGCTGGGCGTGCAGGGCGTGGTCTTCGAGGCCGCGCAGGCGCGGTACGTGAGAGCGGCTGAGGTGACGGTCGGCGGAGTGGCAGTAGTGGGTGACGGTGCGCAGCACGGCGTGGGACAGGGCCTTGTGGGAGACGTCGCGTTCGCCGATGCGGACGTTCTTGGTGATGCCCAGATCTCTGCCGGTTTTCCACCCTGCCTGGCGGGGGCCGTTGAGCCGGCGGGTGTAGCGGTGGCCGGTAGCGGCGAATGCGAGGGAGTGGGCTGTCCGGCAGGTGACGGTGGGCGGGAAGCGGGCGGCGGCGCCCTGGGCGATGGCCTTGTTGAAGGCGATATAGCGGCCCCGGCGTCTCGTCCGTGTGGCGAGGAGGACCAGGGTGCTGGTCTTGCCGGTACCGGCACCGGCCTGGAGGGCCAGGTGTCCCCCGGTGGTGAAGGCGTCGGCAGCGGCGGTCTGTTCGTCGGTCGGGTTCAGCACGCGGGCTCTCCGGTGGTGTGGGTGAGGGTGCGGCCGACGGCGGCCACGAGCCGGTCGGGGCTGGTACGGGTCAGAAGCTCGCTTAGGGCGTGCTCCAGGTCCGCGGCCTGCCGCCGGGCGTGATCCGCCAGGGCCCTTCTGATGACCTGCGCCACGAAGAGGCTCGGTTCCTGGCCTTCATGTTCCGCGGCATGACGGATCGCGGCGGCAGCGGCGGGGCTGAAGGCGACAGAGAGAAGAACCTGTCCCGCCTGGTCCGGGTAATGGGTGCTGAGACAGTCGAGGGGAAGCAGTCCTTCGAGACGGCGCCGGGCGCGGTTCAGGGCCCGGCCGGGATTCCTGGCTTTGATCACTGTCATCAGGCGCGTCGTGTCATGGTTCGCAGCAAGTGGCAGGGCCTGGGAGGCGCGGGCGAGTTCGGCCGGGGTGGCGGGCCGGGTCAGGGTGATCTCAAGGGCGTGGCGGGCCATGGTCACCCCTCCCCGGTCCGCGGCGAGTTGAGCTGTTCGTATCCCTGCCTCCGGGCACCGGCGGGGGTCGTGAGCGGCAGGCGGGGGTGGATGTGCTGGTGGTGGAGCAGGGGGTCGAAGGTTTTCCAGTCGGCGAGCGCGAGGTCGGCGCCGGTGGGGGTGGCGGCGTGGGCGGGGCAGTGCTGGGTGCGCCAGCGCAGCTGCCCGGCGTAAGGGAGGCGGGTGAGGTCGTAGACCGCCATACCGGTCCCGGGCAGGGCAAGTTGCCCGCGCACAGCGGTGGCAGGCATAAGCGTCCAGATGCCGGCCGGGGCACCGGGGGCCAGAACGGGGAGGGTGCAGCGGCGGCGTGTACGGGTCTGGGCGACGCACCGGATGTCCTCGACCGGACGGTCGGCGAGGTAGCGCCCGTAGAGGATCTGCACAACGGGGCGGGCCGGGCGGCAGCCCTCCGCCTGGGACTCGGAATGGGCGGGCTGGGCGGTGGTGGGGGTGAAGGCGCCGGTGTCGATCATCCGGCGGGTGCGCAGGGCGAGGCGACGGCGGAACTCGGCCAGGTCCGGTGTCAGCGGATCAGGTGCCTCGCGGCCGGGGCACAGGAGCGGGTGCGGGATCCGGCACCAGGCCGTGCCGTCGCTGGCGGGGTAGGCCGTGCCGGAGCTGACGTGCCAGCGACAGGTCGACGGAATCACGCTGGTAGGTAGTTCGTGGGGGTGGAGGGCGACGGGCCGGTGGCCGGTGCGGTCGTACCACTCGATGAGGTTGCCGCACGCGGTGCAACGGCCGCTCTGCCCGGCGCGCAGGAGACGGCTGCTACTGGTCGACGCGACCCGCAGCCGACGGTGGTGACGGTGCGCCTGGGGCTGGGTACCGTCCCAGCGGCGCCTGGTCGAGGCGGGTGTGGAGTGCATGGCGGCGAACGTGCCAGGCGGCACGCCGCCCGGCGGGCGTCGCGGCCGGACATGTCCCCCGGACAGCCTCTTTCACTGCCACACCCGTACGGTCACCCGCTCGCGTGTTCGCGGGTCGTCACCGGTACGGGTGATCCGTCCCGTGGTCCTGAGAGGCGGGCCGAACGGTCTCAGTCGTCCTGCGGGGCTGGGGGTTCGTGGCCGGCACAGAGGGTGCCGAAGAGTTCGTCGAGCGGGGCGCCGAGAGCGTGGGCGAGGGCGTGCCAGGTGGCCAGGGTGCCGATGGTGCGTCCCTGCTCGATCTCGATGAGGGTGCGCCGTGACAGGCCGCTGCGGGCGGCCAGTTCGTCATAGGTCCAGCCGTGATCGCCCCGCAGCCGCGCCAGCTCCAGGCGCAGTGCTTCGAGGTTCGGTTCCGGCGGGAAGATCGTCACTTCCCCATCCGAAGGTGCAGACCCCTGCCCTGTCAGTGCAGACCTCTGCCCTACTTGTGCGGGACGGTAGGCCGAACGAGAGGGCAGAGATCTGCACTACGGTGCGCCCACCACCCCGCTCCCCCGCCTCAGGTCACCGAAGGACCCCGTACCGGCGCGGCCAGACAAGGAGGAACACGCGCCCCATGAGGCTGTGCACCACCGCATACGAGACGGTGCGACGCACCTGGACGGTCGAACTACGCCCCCACGCAGACGGACCGGCCCTCCACTGCCCGCAGTGCGCCACGAGTTCCACCCCGGTGGCGGCCGCCTCCGCACGGGCCACCGTCCTCGCGCATCTGGCCCGTCACGCGCGCCGGTCGGCACTCCCCGGCCACCTGCGGACCTGCCAGTGCCACCAGCACGGCTGCCACTGGCACCCCCGACACCGCGGCTGCGCCGGACCGATCCTTCTCGCCCTCACCCGCGAACGCAGCGGCCGCACCTGGCGTCTCGCCGACGTCTGTGCCGCCTGCGCCGCAGCCACCGCGTACACGGCCGTCGTCCCCGACACCACCCCCGCCACAACGGCCAACGGATCGGCGCCCTCTGGCCGCGGTCCGGGCAGGAGAAGACCGCCCAGAAGGCCCGGCGGTCTGTCCGGGCAGCTCCGCGTCCAGGAAATGCTCAGCTACCTCGCCGCCGCCCTCCCCCACGACGCAAGCACTGAAGCCCGGCTGCTCGCCTTCCAATGCGCCCTGCGCACCGACAGGCACGGACAGGCCCACCTGCCCGCCGGGCTCCTGCGCGGCATGCGCCTGCGCCACGACCCCGCCCCGTGGCAAGAACTCGAAGCGGCCCGCTGGCTACAACCCCTCACACCAGCAGACAACGCACCCCGCCACCACGCCCGCACCGTTCAACTCCTCGACCCCGACGTCCTCAACCAGGCCCCCAGCCGCACCGACCGACACCAAGCAGCCGACTGGGCCCTGCGCATCATTGCCTCACTGCCTCCGGGCGCCCATTCACCCCCGGCGCGCCTTACCCACCTGGCCCTCACCGCTCACCGCTCCCCCGGGACTGCGCACTCCAGCACTGAAACCGACCGCCTGTCCCGCGCCTGCGGCCTCAACCCTCACGATCTGGAACAGACACTCGACCAACTGGTACTTGCCGGCGTCATCACCCAATGGCGGTTCAGCCAGGACAGCGAAGAGGTGCACTGGGCCCCGGCCCCGTCCACCCCTCACGCATCCCGGGCACAGGGCGGCGTGTGACGTGAGGCGGCAGGCTGCGCCGGGGGCTCATCAGCGAGAGCGCGTACGGAGAAGGTGCGTGCCCGTCAGGGGAGTTCACACGATCTCTAGCTGAGGGCGTCGATCCACGCGTCGCCAGGCGGCGGTACAAAGAAGTACCCACCGCCGGTCGTGAGCACGTACTTCGCCAATGCCTCACCCTCAAGCCGCTTCTGGACCGCCTCGAAACCTTCGACCAGGTCCCGCTGGTAACAGTTGAAGATGATGCCGGTGTCACCGTCACCACGGTCGTAGCTGTAACTACGCCGCACCAATGGGGGCGGATTGCGGCGGTCGGGGGCAGCGAGCCGCACATGCGAATCCAGAGGCGTGAGCCGGCCCTTCGGGTCGGCCGCGAAGTTCGGCTCCTCACTGACCGGCGCCCCGTCCAGCCACCTCCCGTCACGCCGCCGGCCCACAATCCGCTCCTGCTCATCCACAGAATCCTTGTCCCACAACTCCGTCGCGAACCGAATAACCCGCACCACCTGATAACTCCCCCCAACCGCCCACTCCGGCTCACCCTGCCCCTCCCGCACAACGACCCGGTCAGCGACCTCCCGCTCCGACACCGGATTCCCGAACCCCTCAGTGAAATCAAACGGGTTACGGGAAAGCCCCCGACCCTCCTCGACACGATTGTCCGCCCGGAACCCTTCGATGGCCCAGCGGACGACCCAACCGGCCTCGGCGGCAACCGTCTTGACTCTCTCCACGGCTTCCCGCACCGCCTCCGCATCCTCCCCCGCGACCCGCACGAGAAGATCACCGTGCGACCGCGCCGGATCCAGCAAATCACCCGCAAAGGACGGCATCACCCGCAACTGCCGAGGCGAGGGGGCCCGGTCACCCTCGAAGAGAGAGGCTCCCAACCCGAACCCCACTGCGGAGTCGACCCCACCGGCAGACCGCGCCCCCTCAACCAGCGCCCTTGCCGCACGCCCCACTTCCCCACCGGACTGCCCCCGATCAAGAACAAGAACCCCCACCCGACTCTCCGGTTGTCCGCCTCCCAGCACTCGCGCCACTGCGGCATCGGCTCCAGCACCGGAGCGCTCAACCTCAGACGGGCCACTCCCCGCACGCACCGCGACCACACCCGCAACTCCTAGCCCAACCGCCGCCCCGGAAACCACCAGCGTCCTACGCCGCACGGCGCACCTCCCCACTACTGACAGTGACCCCTCTGAAGAGCGACGAACCAACCTGATCTGCCCACCTCCGGTACACACCAGAGAACGACGGGCTAGCCTCGCACTTTCACGAGGCGGGCTGTCCGCCTGATGATCAAGAAAGCAGAAAGTGCCTCTGCCCAGCCAGAAAGAGGATTACTGAGGTCCTTGTTCCGGCCACCGCCGGAAGCACTTTCCAGATCAAGAAGCGTATCGGGTCCTACCAGCATGTCCGCGGCGAGGGCGCCGGTCGCAGAGTTTCTCGCGGGGAGCAAATGCCGAACGCGCCCGGGGGTCATGTGATCACAACGGCAGCTCGCCAACTGCCGCCATTTCTCTTTGAATCCAGGCTTCATCATTAGCCTGAAGGACTCCCTCGCCATCAAGAAAGAAGATTTCATCTCGATAACATTGAACGAAGATTTCGACCATCTGACCGATGCTCCGAT
The nucleotide sequence above comes from Streptomyces sp. NBC_01716. Encoded proteins:
- a CDS encoding amidohydrolase family protein; amino-acid sequence: MLLLTNAQLPDGPLTDVLLRREHIHAVGPVGSLETNVEHVDLTGYLLLPAPAEPHCHLDKVLLGRFDGQGRGDLESAVESWYTARRTVSRADVRDRALSAASKLLAGGATAIRTHVDVGETTGLMLVEALTEARELLAERLDLQIVAFVDFPLRGRAGASNRALLADALKAGADVVGGAPYRDDDPSACLDILMDTAAEAGRPVDLHVDETLDPDSTTLGGLAEWVLRSGFPHHVTASHCVSLGSQPQELVERTAARVAEAGISVVACPQTNLYLQARGHTRAVPRGLTAIAALRAAGVTVAGGGDNARDPFNPLGRFDPMDTASLLVLAGHLTPRSAYDAVSGAARTAMGLARTTIEAGAPAELLAVRANALADAMADAWADRAVIHRGRLVCRTWHERVFPAGRSPGARGTG
- a CDS encoding UvrD-helicase domain-containing protein — encoded protein: MNPTDEQTAAADAFTTGGHLALQAGAGTGKTSTLVLLATRTRRRGRYIAFNKAIAQGAAARFPPTVTCRTAHSLAFAATGHRYTRRLNGPRQAGWKTGRDLGITKNVRIGERDVSHKALSHAVLRTVTHYCHSADRHLSRSHVPRLRGLEDHALHAQLAHVVLPFARKAWADLQHPDTGVVRFDHDHYLKIWALTGPRIEADFLLLDEAQDTNPVLEQVFTAQRDHAQLVMVGDSAQAIYGWRGARDVMTGFDGHALSLSQSFRFGPRLATEANRWLTIAGAPIRLTGTPTIPTDLAPAAAPDAVLCRTNIGAMTQVMNHLATGQSVALAGGGDSLRALAGAARDLKEGRPTWHPELLLFASWGELQDYAEHDPAGGDLKPFVDLIDQHGPEAILAAVDQLTPETRSDVTVSTAHRAKGREWNTVRIAPDFTPPKDTDQKDDNGRPVPGPIDDTEARLAYVAVTRARTRLDLGGLSWIHHHPDGNPAPQPAPSPP
- a CDS encoding DUF6083 domain-containing protein — its product is MHSTPASTRRRWDGTQPQAHRHHRRLRVASTSSSRLLRAGQSGRCTACGNLIEWYDRTGHRPVALHPHELPTSVIPSTCRWHVSSGTAYPASDGTAWCRIPHPLLCPGREAPDPLTPDLAEFRRRLALRTRRMIDTGAFTPTTAQPAHSESQAEGCRPARPVVQILYGRYLADRPVEDIRCVAQTRTRRRCTLPVLAPGAPAGIWTLMPATAVRGQLALPGTGMAVYDLTRLPYAGQLRWRTQHCPAHAATPTGADLALADWKTFDPLLHHQHIHPRLPLTTPAGARRQGYEQLNSPRTGEG
- a CDS encoding helix-turn-helix transcriptional regulator, coding for MTIFPPEPNLEALRLELARLRGDHGWTYDELAARSGLSRRTLIEIEQGRTIGTLATWHALAHALGAPLDELFGTLCAGHEPPAPQDD
- a CDS encoding Dyp-type peroxidase translates to MGVLVLDRGQSGGEVGRAARALVEGARSAGGVDSAVGFGLGASLFEGDRAPSPRQLRVMPSFAGDLLDPARSHGDLLVRVAGEDAEAVREAVERVKTVAAEAGWVVRWAIEGFRADNRVEEGRGLSRNPFDFTEGFGNPVSEREVADRVVVREGQGEPEWAVGGSYQVVRVIRFATELWDKDSVDEQERIVGRRRDGRWLDGAPVSEEPNFAADPKGRLTPLDSHVRLAAPDRRNPPPLVRRSYSYDRGDGDTGIIFNCYQRDLVEGFEAVQKRLEGEALAKYVLTTGGGYFFVPPPGDAWIDALS